Proteins encoded together in one Candidatus Zixiibacteriota bacterium window:
- a CDS encoding dockerin type I domain-containing protein — protein MMRFILTMMLAAAVSATASVPGPVTMEKGPASNASSTSKAMAGEQIKWQVISSGGTNGTSTNFKMQGTVGQTATGWAQSVNYKINQGFWQDFGSPAEGCCDHPGDANNNNVVNILDVTFTIAFLYKGGPLPSCPGEIDSNGNGITNILDVTYTIAFLYKSGMSPVCGP, from the coding sequence ATGATGCGATTTATACTGACAATGATGCTCGCAGCAGCGGTATCGGCCACGGCATCCGTTCCGGGTCCGGTAACGATGGAGAAGGGGCCGGCGAGCAATGCATCGTCGACAAGCAAAGCGATGGCGGGAGAGCAGATAAAGTGGCAGGTGATTTCATCAGGAGGGACGAACGGGACATCGACCAACTTTAAGATGCAGGGGACGGTAGGGCAGACGGCAACGGGATGGGCGCAGTCGGTCAATTATAAAATCAACCAGGGATTCTGGCAGGATTTTGGGTCGCCGGCAGAAGGTTGCTGTGACCATCCGGGTGATGCCAACAATAATAATGTGGTGAATATATTGGATGTCACCTTCACGATAGCGTTTCTTTACAAAGGGGGGCCATTGCCGTCCTGTCCAGGGGAAATAGATTCCAACGGCAACGGGATAACGAACATTCTGGATGTAACCTATACGATTGCATTTCTGTACAAGAGCGGCATGTCGCCGGTCTGCGGACCGTGA
- a CDS encoding uroporphyrinogen decarboxylase family protein yields MLSHRERIQAIISGEKPDRPAVSFWRHFYHREATAEGLAEAMLAYQKKFDWDFMKINPRASYHVEDWGNRLAWSQSEFSKHQKLKFVVEKLEDWEKIKPLNPTAPVLAEHLRAVSLIKKGSDKNLHLFMTVFTPLSIAGDLVPEGSLLLRHLGQDESRVMSAVENITITFERYIAELRNAGADGIFLATTEWATSDMMSYDTYEKYARPYDLRILRAAGGDALNIIHICAANNFLKQLADYPAPLFNWDSSHPTNPTLDTGLEILKGKTLIGGIDHTGWLRHASPVEIKNEMARQRDRYDGKPVIFGPGCTYEPTVPEENILAVVNSIRT; encoded by the coding sequence ATGCTATCACATCGCGAAAGAATCCAGGCAATCATCAGCGGCGAAAAACCGGACCGCCCGGCCGTATCCTTCTGGCGGCATTTCTATCATCGGGAAGCGACCGCCGAGGGACTGGCTGAGGCGATGCTCGCTTACCAGAAAAAATTCGACTGGGACTTCATGAAAATCAATCCCCGCGCCAGTTATCATGTCGAAGACTGGGGGAACCGTCTGGCCTGGTCGCAATCGGAATTCAGCAAACATCAGAAACTGAAATTCGTCGTTGAAAAACTGGAAGATTGGGAAAAGATTAAGCCGCTTAATCCAACCGCGCCGGTTCTGGCGGAGCATCTCCGCGCCGTAAGCCTGATAAAGAAAGGCTCCGACAAAAATCTCCACCTCTTTATGACTGTCTTCACCCCCCTCTCTATTGCCGGAGACCTGGTGCCGGAGGGGTCGCTTCTGCTGAGGCATCTCGGACAGGATGAATCCAGGGTGATGAGCGCGGTCGAGAATATTACGATTACATTTGAGCGATATATCGCCGAACTCCGTAATGCCGGCGCCGATGGCATCTTTCTGGCAACCACCGAGTGGGCGACCTCGGACATGATGAGTTATGATACGTACGAAAAATATGCCCGCCCATATGATTTAAGAATTCTTCGCGCCGCTGGAGGCGATGCCCTCAATATCATCCATATCTGCGCCGCCAATAATTTCCTGAAACAACTGGCCGATTACCCGGCGCCACTCTTTAACTGGGACAGCAGCCACCCGACCAATCCTACCCTCGACACCGGCTTGGAAATTCTGAAAGGTAAAACCTTAATCGGCGGAATCGACCACACCGGCTGGCTTCGTCACGCATCTCCGGTTGAAATCAAAAACGAAATGGCTCGTCAGCGCGACCGCTATGACGGCAAGCCGGTGATTTTCGGACCCGGCTGCACCTATGAGCCAACCGTCCCGGAAGAGAACATTCTCGCTGTCGTCAATTCAATCCGCACCTGA
- a CDS encoding DUF169 domain-containing protein, translating into MLRKLDDALTQYVRPGTYPLAVRMVKDNEPLSERTKRPHRDLKIQVAICQTFSMARRYGWQLAVGKEDINCPLALTAFGLREEIETFSCGEMCAGMFTETRQAGARTEAEVPKFNFQEYKYILAAPISRADFIPHLYLVYGNSAQIMRLMTAVLYKEGGYLTSKFSGRLDCADICIETVKTGKAQLILPCYGDRVFGQTQDDEMALTLPVGKEEEIIIGLEGTHRGGIRYPVPTFLRYTPQYPKHYYKLFDDWEKQGK; encoded by the coding sequence ATGCTTAGAAAATTAGATGATGCCCTTACGCAATATGTTCGCCCCGGCACCTATCCGCTGGCAGTCCGAATGGTGAAAGATAACGAGCCTCTCTCGGAGCGGACCAAACGTCCCCACCGCGACCTTAAAATCCAGGTTGCTATCTGTCAGACCTTTTCCATGGCGCGCCGTTACGGCTGGCAACTGGCCGTCGGCAAAGAAGATATCAACTGCCCGCTGGCTTTGACCGCCTTCGGTCTGCGAGAGGAAATTGAGACCTTCTCCTGCGGCGAAATGTGTGCCGGAATGTTTACCGAAACCAGGCAGGCCGGTGCCCGCACCGAAGCCGAAGTCCCCAAATTCAATTTTCAGGAATATAAATATATCCTCGCCGCACCAATTTCCCGCGCCGATTTTATCCCGCATCTTTATCTGGTCTATGGCAACTCCGCCCAGATTATGCGCCTTATGACGGCCGTCCTCTATAAAGAAGGCGGCTATCTCACCAGCAAATTCTCGGGACGTCTCGATTGCGCCGATATCTGTATAGAAACTGTGAAAACCGGAAAGGCGCAGCTTATTCTTCCCTGTTACGGCGACCGTGTCTTCGGGCAGACTCAGGATGACGAAATGGCCCTCACCCTGCCGGTCGGCAAAGAAGAAGAAATCATCATTGGTCTTGAAGGCACGCACAGAGGGGGTATTCGCTACCCGGTGCCGACTTTCCTTCGTTACACCCCCCAATACCCCAAACATTATTACAAATTGTTTGATGACTGGGAAAAACAAGGAAAGTAA
- a CDS encoding sigma-54 dependent transcriptional regulator, with product MTGRILVVDDEQSMRDFMEILLAKEGYEVDSAESGDDAVKKTSKGNYDLVIADLMMPKMSGLELLKEVKSLNPETDFIVMTAFASVDTAIEAMKQGALDYISKPFKVDEIKLVIEKSISRKKLKKENETLKRQIYEQFSLENFIGQSDEIIELKKLVQKIAPTDSTVMIRGESGTGKDLIARAIHSLSERAAGPFVTINCAALPETLLESELFGYKKGSFTGAIKDKDGLFKVADGGTFFLDEIGNTSPAIQVKLLRVLENKQITPVGETKPIDVDVRLIAATNADLEEDVKSGRFRSDLFYRLNVIPVHILPLRERVEDIPLLVTHFVAKYCRRGELELKSLSLEALTALNRYDWPGNVRELENCIERAVLLSKGQTIEITDFPAKVTEGPKSTIVSRENPETPTLESIEKAYIYYVLNQAQGKKSKAAELLGIDSSTLYRKLEKYKLLDKDKKE from the coding sequence ATGACCGGCAGAATATTGGTAGTCGATGACGAGCAATCGATGCGCGACTTCATGGAGATACTTCTTGCCAAAGAGGGGTACGAAGTCGATTCGGCGGAGTCGGGCGATGATGCCGTTAAGAAGACCAGCAAGGGGAATTACGATCTGGTGATTGCCGATCTGATGATGCCGAAGATGAGCGGGCTGGAGCTTCTCAAAGAAGTCAAGAGCCTCAATCCCGAGACTGATTTCATCGTGATGACAGCATTCGCGTCGGTCGATACCGCCATCGAGGCGATGAAACAGGGGGCGCTTGATTACATCAGTAAGCCGTTCAAAGTCGACGAAATCAAACTGGTGATAGAAAAATCGATAAGCCGGAAAAAACTTAAAAAAGAAAATGAGACACTAAAGCGGCAAATTTACGAGCAGTTCTCGCTGGAGAACTTCATCGGGCAATCGGATGAAATCATCGAGCTGAAAAAACTGGTGCAGAAAATTGCGCCCACCGATTCGACCGTAATGATTCGAGGAGAATCGGGCACCGGCAAAGATTTAATCGCCCGCGCGATTCATTCCCTGTCGGAGAGGGCGGCCGGTCCATTTGTTACCATCAACTGCGCCGCTCTGCCGGAGACGCTTCTGGAATCGGAGCTCTTTGGTTACAAGAAAGGGTCGTTCACCGGCGCCATAAAAGATAAAGACGGGTTGTTCAAGGTCGCCGACGGCGGGACCTTCTTTCTCGACGAAATAGGAAATACGTCACCGGCGATTCAGGTCAAACTTCTGCGGGTGCTGGAGAACAAGCAGATTACGCCGGTGGGCGAGACCAAACCGATAGATGTGGATGTCCGTCTGATTGCGGCGACCAACGCCGACCTGGAAGAGGATGTAAAATCGGGGCGGTTCCGCTCCGACTTATTCTACCGTCTGAATGTAATTCCCGTGCACATCCTGCCGTTGCGGGAGCGGGTGGAGGATATTCCGCTTCTGGTGACTCATTTTGTCGCCAAGTACTGCCGTCGCGGCGAACTGGAGTTGAAATCACTCAGCCTGGAAGCACTGACAGCGCTGAACAGGTATGATTGGCCCGGCAATGTGCGGGAGCTGGAGAACTGCATTGAGCGGGCGGTGCTTCTCTCGAAAGGTCAGACAATAGAAATAACCGATTTTCCGGCAAAAGTAACCGAAGGGCCGAAATCAACAATCGTTTCACGGGAGAATCCGGAGACGCCCACCCTGGAATCGATAGAAAAAGCATATATCTACTATGTGCTGAACCAGGCGCAGGGGAAGAAATCAAAAGCGGCGGAACTTCTGGGAATCGACAGTTCGACACTTTACCGGAAACTGGAGAAGTATAAACTCCTCGATAAAGATAAAAAAGAATAA
- a CDS encoding prepilin-type N-terminal cleavage/methylation domain-containing protein, with amino-acid sequence MIAVKSSKGFTLIELMIVVVIIGILATMAIPRYFNVVTKNKQSEAKMILKQIYTNERTYRQQGSGYYIPGAAASASNPAAFQQIWVSIMASSRYTYTIAGNANSFTATATSGILDDDATVDVWTIDNFGTLTCVSDDSNS; translated from the coding sequence ATGATAGCGGTTAAATCATCCAAGGGCTTTACTCTGATAGAGTTAATGATAGTAGTGGTAATTATTGGTATACTGGCGACGATGGCAATCCCACGGTATTTCAATGTGGTGACCAAGAATAAGCAAAGTGAAGCGAAAATGATACTTAAACAGATATATACCAACGAGCGGACCTACCGTCAACAAGGTTCCGGCTACTATATACCGGGGGCGGCGGCAAGCGCATCGAATCCGGCGGCGTTCCAGCAGATTTGGGTGAGCATAATGGCTTCTTCCCGTTACACGTACACGATTGCCGGGAATGCCAATTCCTTCACGGCCACGGCGACTTCAGGTATTCTGGATGATGACGCTACCGTGGATGTCTGGACGATAGATAATTTTGGAACATTGACTTGCGTGAGTGATGATTCCAATTCTTAA
- a CDS encoding prepilin-type N-terminal cleavage/methylation domain-containing protein, which yields MFSKFHNRQKGFTLIELMIVVVIIGILAALAIPRFMTATTKSKQSEAKGILKQVYTMQRTYRQQNNTYWGQGTTASAAAQNAFAPIGVEVMGSAIYTYTITTANATNLLVTATCSILDDDATVDTWTINDQGLLICTSDDSTT from the coding sequence ATGTTTTCCAAGTTTCACAATCGCCAGAAGGGTTTCACCCTTATCGAGTTGATGATCGTGGTGGTCATCATCGGTATTTTGGCCGCTCTGGCTATTCCCCGTTTCATGACTGCGACCACCAAGTCGAAGCAGTCGGAAGCGAAAGGTATTCTGAAACAGGTCTATACCATGCAGAGAACCTATCGCCAGCAGAATAACACTTACTGGGGACAGGGTACCACGGCCAGCGCCGCCGCCCAGAACGCTTTTGCGCCGATCGGCGTGGAAGTAATGGGTTCTGCCATTTATACCTATACCATTACCACGGCGAACGCCACCAACCTGCTGGTCACCGCGACCTGCTCGATACTTGATGACGACGCCACCGTCGATACCTGGACGATTAACGACCAGGGTCTTCTGATCTGTACTTCGGACGACTCGACTACTTAA
- a CDS encoding DUF2723 domain-containing protein produces MVKHDIDYNYVRPGRIRRFSDWALPIVVAIAACILYIRTVAPSLYWGDSAAFAASNYILGIAHSPSFPLYTLMARLFNLIPNMTPAFASNLMSVLFACLSVMLFFMLIKQMTDVPLFLSSRRRNAGGERPVEITRSNFESAVRAVDTETISKPAVVILPCIAAAGLFALSLPVWMGAVRAEVYSFHLFLTLSAALLAFHGTTENKKQILLLGLFVYLLSFANHPLLALAFALPFLYLLAINLPNIGWRLSTFGILALFLVISFSVYFYLPIRAAQDPAINWGRPDNFDSFFSAITRSSDMANFSQMTAAPDYLFRLRKLGNFLAGQIGWPLIGLTLVGFWGIFKVSRRLFLFFPLAIFSNLGIILWAADFNPRNLDLINYLAPLTALLLVTSVAGVMYLLRSILVATQASVAVTIVIGIFIYLGFQDNYARADLSRVNAPEVMCRSVVRDIPAGSVLIAAEDDLLLPLWYSAFVDSTASELKIISAGALVNQKYRKQLTVQYPELVFPENFNGDNGLPAESLTVELCRLNAPHRPIYVQFGAPGINHTDITPAGVLFRYNFGEESTADDKESYSNHIQLAADMLAGNPNEISTIDFTGRWLFNAAVFYERSGKFGGSEVAWKLFNHALNIDRESIDMRVRLAVGLAKAGRLKEALKFISDALEIDPNDKNSLELGRSIVKAIEKQGAVATND; encoded by the coding sequence ATGGTTAAGCATGATATTGATTACAATTATGTCCGGCCGGGGAGAATCCGCCGTTTCTCCGACTGGGCGTTGCCGATAGTAGTCGCCATCGCCGCCTGCATACTGTATATCCGGACAGTGGCGCCGTCGCTCTACTGGGGCGATTCAGCCGCCTTTGCGGCGAGCAATTATATCCTGGGGATTGCTCATTCCCCCTCATTCCCCCTTTATACCCTGATGGCGCGGCTGTTCAATCTGATTCCCAATATGACGCCGGCGTTTGCTTCTAATCTGATGTCGGTGCTGTTTGCGTGCCTTTCGGTGATGCTCTTTTTCATGCTGATAAAGCAGATGACCGATGTGCCGCTGTTCCTGTCGAGCCGTCGCCGGAATGCCGGCGGCGAACGACCAGTAGAGATTACCCGTTCCAATTTCGAGTCGGCTGTCCGGGCTGTCGATACCGAGACGATTTCGAAGCCGGCGGTGGTGATTCTTCCCTGTATCGCGGCGGCGGGTCTCTTTGCCCTTTCCCTGCCGGTCTGGATGGGAGCGGTGCGGGCGGAAGTCTATTCCTTTCATCTCTTTCTGACCCTGAGCGCGGCGCTTCTGGCTTTTCATGGCACCACCGAGAATAAGAAGCAGATATTGCTGCTGGGACTTTTTGTCTATCTGCTCTCCTTTGCCAATCACCCTCTGCTGGCGCTCGCTTTTGCTTTGCCGTTTCTCTATCTGCTGGCGATAAATTTGCCGAATATCGGATGGCGGCTATCGACTTTCGGAATTCTGGCGCTCTTTCTGGTTATATCATTCTCGGTATATTTCTATCTGCCGATTCGCGCCGCCCAGGACCCGGCCATTAACTGGGGCAGGCCGGATAACTTCGACTCCTTCTTTTCAGCGATTACCCGCTCTTCCGATATGGCTAACTTCTCACAGATGACCGCCGCCCCCGATTATCTGTTTCGTCTGCGGAAGCTGGGGAACTTTCTGGCCGGTCAGATCGGCTGGCCTCTGATAGGGTTGACCCTGGTGGGATTCTGGGGAATATTCAAAGTCTCCCGCCGACTGTTTCTCTTTTTCCCGCTGGCGATTTTTTCCAATCTGGGAATAATCCTCTGGGCGGCTGATTTCAACCCGCGCAATCTTGACCTGATAAATTATCTGGCGCCGCTGACCGCGTTGCTCCTGGTGACCAGCGTCGCCGGCGTAATGTATCTTCTTCGAAGCATCCTTGTCGCCACGCAGGCATCCGTAGCGGTGACCATCGTCATTGGGATATTTATATACCTGGGTTTTCAGGACAATTATGCCAGGGCTGACCTGTCGCGGGTGAACGCGCCGGAGGTGATGTGCCGGAGTGTAGTGAGGGATATTCCGGCCGGTTCGGTGTTGATAGCAGCGGAAGATGACCTGCTCTTGCCGCTTTGGTACAGCGCTTTTGTCGATTCGACCGCCTCGGAACTGAAAATTATCTCAGCCGGGGCGCTGGTGAACCAGAAATATCGGAAGCAGTTGACCGTGCAGTATCCGGAATTGGTTTTTCCGGAGAATTTTAACGGTGATAACGGGTTGCCGGCGGAGTCTCTGACAGTCGAGCTCTGTCGCTTAAATGCGCCGCATCGTCCGATTTATGTTCAGTTCGGGGCGCCGGGGATAAATCATACCGATATAACGCCGGCGGGAGTCCTTTTCCGATACAATTTCGGGGAGGAGTCGACGGCGGATGACAAAGAGAGTTACAGCAACCATATACAGCTGGCGGCGGATATGCTTGCCGGCAATCCAAATGAGATATCGACAATAGATTTCACCGGTCGCTGGCTTTTCAATGCCGCCGTATTCTATGAGCGCTCCGGAAAGTTCGGCGGCTCCGAAGTTGCCTGGAAGTTATTCAATCATGCCTTGAACATAGACCGGGAGTCGATTGATATGCGGGTTCGCCTGGCGGTCGGGCTTGCCAAAGCCGGGCGGCTGAAAGAAGCCCTGAAATTCATCTCGGATGCGCTGGAAATCGACCCCAATGACAAGAACAGCCTGGAGTTGGGACGCAGCATTGTCAAAGCGATAGAAAAACAGGGAGCGGTTGCCACCAATGATTGA
- a CDS encoding glycosyltransferase family 2 protein, with protein MIEISVVVPVYNESANLPQNLLRMAKALAATGKEFEIIPVDDGSVDDTAEKIRRLAAEDFRFRYAGYRQNAGRGKAIRTGIKAAQGKYILTIDCDLSYSEEYLPLMYQLLTENPDIDFVIGSPYMAHGKTENVPFKRLAISKLGNIILSAAMRGKIKTLTGVLRGYKASSVKRLDLESDGKEIHLEILSKAIASGYKPLEFPAILQSRKKGKSKFKFKATAISHLIFSFFERPALLFGLIGMLLIGLGMGIGIYLIALWQGGTLNPDRPLMTLMILLLVAGLQIILFGFLGTQMVALRKEIYKIQRNQHSLEDMLENRPVPSDEQPRVLALHRTSPTEPSNRERLNDRMKMTDEKAITHNK; from the coding sequence ATGATTGAAATATCAGTTGTCGTTCCGGTATATAACGAGTCGGCCAACCTGCCGCAGAATCTATTGCGAATGGCCAAGGCGCTTGCCGCCACCGGCAAAGAGTTTGAGATAATTCCGGTTGATGACGGTTCGGTTGACGATACCGCCGAGAAAATCCGACGGCTCGCCGCGGAAGATTTTCGCTTCCGCTACGCCGGGTACCGTCAGAATGCCGGACGGGGTAAAGCGATTCGAACCGGCATCAAAGCGGCACAGGGGAAATATATCCTGACTATCGATTGCGACCTCTCTTATTCCGAAGAGTATCTGCCGCTGATGTACCAGCTTCTGACGGAAAATCCGGATATTGATTTTGTGATAGGCTCGCCCTATATGGCGCACGGGAAGACCGAGAATGTTCCGTTTAAACGGCTGGCGATATCAAAACTGGGGAATATCATCCTTTCGGCCGCGATGCGGGGAAAGATTAAGACCTTAACGGGCGTATTGCGCGGATATAAAGCCTCCTCGGTCAAAAGATTAGATCTGGAATCGGACGGCAAGGAGATTCATTTGGAGATATTGTCGAAGGCGATAGCCTCCGGATACAAGCCGCTGGAGTTTCCGGCTATTCTGCAGTCGCGCAAGAAAGGAAAATCAAAATTCAAGTTCAAGGCGACGGCGATATCGCATCTGATATTCTCTTTCTTTGAACGACCGGCGCTTCTGTTTGGATTGATTGGGATGCTTCTGATTGGTCTGGGGATGGGCATCGGGATATACCTGATTGCTTTATGGCAGGGCGGAACTTTGAACCCGGACCGTCCTCTGATGACTCTGATGATTCTACTGTTGGTAGCGGGGCTTCAGATAATTCTTTTCGGATTCCTGGGAACGCAGATGGTCGCCCTGCGAAAAGAAATCTATAAGATACAGCGTAATCAGCATTCGCTTGAAGATATGCTGGAGAATCGACCGGTACCGTCGGACGAGCAACCCCGCGTACTGGCGCTTCATAGGACCTCGCCAACGGAACCGTCAAACCGTGAACGGCTAAATGATAGGATGAAGATGACCGATGAAAAAGCAATTACTCATAATAAGTAA
- a CDS encoding glycosyltransferase has translation MKKQLLIISNRYPAGPNDPASPFIYDFKRALVKRGIAVDVLTPYYEPYRNDVRYIDDTVHQFRWSDGKKVISQLSLYAPASWLKIWRYFHAGYKMARGLHKKQNYQAVLGLWALPSGHLARRLHRKFGVPYAIWALGSDINSYAAKPLAGGLILKALKEADRLFADGYELATKVQALADKECRFLPSFHPLDLDTARNQSAEKVFLCAGRLEKEKGVIDLIEAFRLIANNLPDWRLEYIGSGSAEKKIWSLAQKYQIRNQVKLHGYLERPAYNRILLGARIVVIPSHSDSLPLTFGEAMQAGKPVIVSDVGDLPLFTEKYRVGFTFRVGNIQELAEKMLELTRDSSNYGPRCMKALEELDIENAAAAIQRWLEEKGTRKESVQYAGAGK, from the coding sequence ATGAAAAAGCAATTACTCATAATAAGTAACCGCTACCCGGCCGGTCCCAATGACCCGGCCTCCCCTTTCATATATGATTTCAAACGCGCCTTAGTGAAGCGCGGCATAGCGGTTGATGTACTCACGCCATATTATGAACCGTATCGCAATGATGTGAGATATATAGACGACACGGTGCATCAGTTCCGCTGGTCGGACGGGAAGAAAGTGATTTCGCAACTTTCTCTCTACGCGCCGGCGTCATGGCTGAAAATCTGGAGATATTTCCACGCCGGCTATAAGATGGCGCGGGGACTTCATAAGAAACAAAACTATCAGGCCGTACTGGGGCTCTGGGCGCTGCCGTCGGGTCATCTGGCGCGTCGTCTGCACCGTAAGTTCGGCGTGCCGTATGCAATCTGGGCGCTCGGCTCCGATATTAATTCCTATGCCGCTAAACCGCTTGCCGGCGGGTTGATTTTAAAGGCGCTCAAAGAGGCCGACCGGCTTTTTGCCGACGGATATGAACTGGCGACCAAAGTGCAGGCGCTTGCCGATAAAGAGTGCCGCTTTCTGCCCAGTTTTCATCCTCTTGACCTCGATACGGCGCGCAATCAGAGCGCCGAAAAGGTCTTCCTTTGCGCCGGTCGTCTGGAAAAAGAAAAAGGGGTCATCGACCTGATAGAGGCGTTTCGCCTGATAGCCAACAATCTTCCTGACTGGAGGCTGGAGTATATCGGAAGCGGCAGCGCCGAGAAAAAAATCTGGTCGCTGGCGCAGAAATATCAGATTCGCAATCAGGTAAAGCTGCACGGATATCTGGAGCGCCCGGCTTACAACCGGATACTGCTTGGCGCCAGAATCGTGGTGATACCGTCGCACTCCGACTCTCTGCCGCTGACTTTCGGCGAAGCGATGCAGGCGGGAAAGCCGGTCATCGTGTCGGATGTCGGCGACCTGCCGCTTTTCACCGAGAAGTACCGGGTGGGATTTACTTTTCGGGTCGGCAACATCCAGGAACTGGCGGAGAAGATGCTGGAGTTGACCCGCGACAGCAGCAATTACGGTCCGCGTTGTATGAAGGCGCTGGAAGAGCTGGATATTGAGAATGCGGCGGCGGCGATACAGAGATGGCTGGAAGAAAAGGGAACCAGGAAGGAATCGGTGCAGTATGCAGGCGCTGGAAAGTAA
- a CDS encoding class I SAM-dependent methyltransferase has protein sequence MQALESKKRYFDNYWREQPTDIADPRALERAAVVEWLLRHREGRLLDIGCGRGLVLEYFAYRGYDAVGADISPEAVESLDSRGFDCRLYDIESDYISEKFEIILCLEVLQQLYDPKAALETMRAALAEGGELVVSVPNEFHLVSRLRILFGITHLGHFEHSHIRLFTPRRAREIFDKAGLKVMRKADISIAPPRWKWLAALCRPLAMLMPSLFSLSTVYVLEAR, from the coding sequence ATGCAGGCGCTGGAAAGTAAGAAGCGGTACTTTGACAATTACTGGCGGGAGCAGCCGACCGACATAGCCGACCCGCGGGCGCTGGAGCGAGCGGCTGTGGTGGAATGGCTCCTGCGCCACAGAGAAGGAAGACTGCTGGATATAGGGTGCGGGCGGGGGCTGGTTCTGGAGTATTTTGCGTACCGCGGATATGATGCGGTCGGCGCCGATATCTCGCCGGAAGCGGTTGAATCTCTGGACAGCCGCGGCTTTGACTGCCGTCTCTACGATATCGAATCGGATTACATCTCCGAGAAGTTCGAGATAATCCTCTGCCTGGAGGTACTGCAGCAGTTATATGACCCCAAAGCGGCGCTGGAGACGATGAGGGCTGCCCTCGCCGAAGGGGGAGAGTTGGTGGTTTCGGTGCCGAATGAATTTCATCTGGTCTCGCGGTTGAGGATATTGTTTGGCATTACGCATCTGGGGCATTTTGAGCATTCCCATATTCGTCTTTTCACACCCCGGCGGGCGCGGGAGATATTTGATAAAGCCGGATTGAAGGTCATGCGCAAGGCAGATATCAGCATTGCGCCGCCGCGATGGAAATGGCTGGCGGCTTTGTGCCGTCCGCTGGCGATGCTGATGCCGTCGTTGTTCAGCCTCTCCACCGTCTATGTTCTGGAGGCGCGATGA
- a CDS encoding class I SAM-dependent methyltransferase, translating into MTTAERTRMNENLGTFSERFPVLFDTAGREKKADKVIAVCRHFSFRPLHELTCLDLGSSTGIMTERFARHFGKVIAIDLDKVGLRSGMRNSRMSNIRHICTDGTDLALADGSVDLVICNQIYEHVDNQQGLLAEIYRVLKNDGFCYFGAGNRYVLIEGHYFLPFLSWLPHRVADIYMKLAGKKGGYDVRLLSLRKLNILTRAFWRHDYTRLIFENPAAFNAEDVVRPGNIISRLPGWLYGTIYPLFPAWVWVLTKRK; encoded by the coding sequence ATGACTACCGCTGAGCGCACCCGAATGAATGAAAACCTGGGGACATTCTCGGAGCGGTTCCCGGTGCTTTTCGATACGGCCGGGCGGGAGAAGAAAGCCGACAAGGTTATTGCTGTCTGCCGCCATTTTTCCTTTCGTCCCCTGCATGAATTGACCTGCCTTGACCTCGGCTCCTCGACCGGCATCATGACAGAGCGGTTTGCCCGTCACTTCGGAAAAGTGATAGCGATTGACCTGGACAAAGTGGGGCTGCGCTCGGGAATGCGAAACAGCCGGATGAGCAATATCAGGCATATCTGCACTGACGGAACCGACCTGGCGCTGGCGGATGGTTCGGTCGATCTGGTTATCTGCAATCAGATATATGAACATGTCGACAATCAGCAGGGGCTTCTGGCGGAGATTTACCGTGTTCTCAAGAATGACGGGTTCTGCTATTTCGGAGCCGGCAATCGGTATGTCTTGATAGAGGGGCATTACTTTCTGCCGTTTCTTTCCTGGCTGCCGCATCGAGTCGCCGATATCTATATGAAACTGGCCGGGAAAAAGGGGGGATATGATGTCCGCCTGCTGTCGCTGCGAAAGTTGAATATTCTGACGCGCGCCTTCTGGCGTCATGATTACACCCGCTTGATTTTTGAGAACCCCGCGGCATTTAATGCTGAAGATGTTGTTCGCCCCGGAAATATCATCTCCAGGCTGCCGGGGTGGCTCTATGGAACGATATATCCCCTGTTTCCCGCCTGGGTCTGGGTGTTGACCAAGAGAAAATAG